The Candidatus Eremiobacteraceae bacterium genome has a segment encoding these proteins:
- a CDS encoding glutaredoxin domain-containing protein — MTPEVKQAIEDDINAHKILVYGKGTKSMPRCGFTLETIQFFNQFGYPFEVVDALADPAKREGLVEMTNWPTLPKVFIDGKFYGDTDILGPMHESGELKTVLESAFAEVKT; from the coding sequence ATGACACCCGAAGTGAAACAAGCCATCGAAGACGACATCAACGCGCACAAGATATTGGTGTACGGCAAGGGTACGAAGTCCATGCCGCGTTGCGGCTTCACCCTCGAGACCATTCAATTCTTCAACCAATTCGGCTATCCGTTCGAAGTCGTCGATGCGCTCGCCGATCCGGCAAAACGCGAAGGGCTCGTCGAGATGACCAATTGGCCTACATTGCCGAAAGTGTTCATCGACGGAAAGTTCTACGGCGACACCGACATTCTCGGCCCGATGCATGAAAGCGGCGAGCTGAAGACCGTGCTCGAGTCGGCGTTCGCTGAAGTCAAGACCTGA
- a CDS encoding SpoIIE family protein phosphatase — translation MRDFVAVSRSFMTSSRSLRGRSGGSFTAVAILAFALIVSVVGSYITYKELNAAFQRHSAIDTATEDLITLYRMQIDEETGIRGFLATGQDVYLEPYYKAVQQFRPKFEELEQLNRVVGFQAELPLIDDLRSMNESWERSVATVLIAHPNAPDSLQLLAHGKLSLDQMRGDFDALGTLYASESKSSEDAAQSLLRRSVFSTSALILLFGALAIVADVVRSRTQAALERERVVADTLQQAFLSGWDSLPYVRIGTAYVSATRDAAVGGDLFDVYRLDEHRSSVLVADVSGKGLNAAVETARVKYSVRSFAEENSDPAVVLAKFNRAFARSAADPESFVTVFLGILDDRDMSLSFASAGHAQSFLRRGEDVRRLEVTGPVIGLAPTSEFTTERIVLKSEDMLVLATDGLTEARNHAGELLGEEGAVRWIRAGSRDPDRFAADLVARVTKYAGGRIADDFALLVIKVA, via the coding sequence TTGCGCGATTTCGTAGCCGTCAGCCGTTCATTCATGACATCGTCACGGTCTCTGCGGGGCCGTTCCGGCGGCTCTTTCACTGCGGTCGCAATCCTGGCGTTTGCCCTCATCGTTTCCGTCGTCGGTTCCTACATTACGTACAAGGAGCTGAACGCCGCGTTTCAACGTCATAGCGCGATCGACACCGCGACGGAAGATTTGATCACACTCTACCGCATGCAGATAGACGAAGAGACGGGAATCCGGGGCTTTCTCGCAACCGGACAAGACGTATATCTCGAACCATACTACAAAGCGGTACAGCAATTCAGGCCGAAATTCGAAGAGTTGGAGCAGCTCAATCGCGTCGTGGGGTTCCAAGCCGAGCTTCCGCTCATCGACGATCTTCGCTCCATGAACGAGTCTTGGGAACGCAGTGTGGCTACCGTGCTCATCGCCCACCCAAATGCGCCCGATTCTCTCCAGTTGCTCGCACACGGAAAGCTCTCGCTCGACCAAATGCGCGGGGATTTCGATGCGCTGGGCACGCTCTACGCATCCGAGAGCAAATCATCCGAAGACGCGGCACAATCGCTGCTGCGGCGCTCGGTGTTCTCCACATCGGCCTTGATCTTGTTGTTCGGCGCGCTCGCCATCGTCGCCGATGTCGTGCGATCGCGCACGCAGGCCGCGCTGGAGCGCGAGCGCGTGGTCGCGGACACATTGCAACAGGCGTTTCTCAGCGGTTGGGATTCGCTCCCATACGTGCGCATCGGCACCGCCTACGTGTCGGCTACGCGCGACGCGGCCGTGGGCGGAGATCTTTTCGACGTGTATAGGCTCGACGAGCACCGGTCGAGCGTGCTTGTCGCAGACGTCTCCGGCAAGGGACTCAACGCCGCCGTCGAGACCGCGCGCGTCAAGTATTCCGTGCGCTCCTTCGCGGAGGAGAATAGCGATCCGGCGGTCGTGCTCGCGAAATTCAACCGGGCGTTCGCGCGTTCTGCGGCCGATCCGGAATCTTTCGTCACGGTGTTTCTCGGCATCCTCGACGATCGCGACATGTCACTCTCATTCGCAAGCGCCGGCCACGCCCAGTCGTTCCTTCGGCGCGGCGAGGATGTCCGGCGCCTCGAGGTCACCGGCCCGGTGATAGGCTTGGCGCCGACATCGGAATTCACCACCGAACGAATCGTGTTGAAGTCGGAAGATATGCTCGTGCTCGCCACGGACGGATTGACAGAAGCCCGCAACCATGCCGGCGAGCTGCTGGGCGAAGAGGGCGCCGTGCGCTGGATCCGCGCCGGCAGCCGCGACCCCGACCGTTTCGC
- a CDS encoding cytochrome c biogenesis protein CcdA → MDYTNIYAVTDKLGDAIGDNFGLAVALMILGGVLSSLSPSSVPRMVAIVNFAGRESKTITHAALLSLAFILGICTVYTSVGALAGSFGQLLSVTGFLYYFTAALCLLMGLSMIRLVELPWKMPDLPIVSHGATGAFLLGFGFAFLIAPDAMPFMIAALAVTTFKGKALLGSALMLAFGIGHGVPVLFAGMLAPWYTNNPAVKKWQLAAEMGAGYVLVFLAMFFAVIA, encoded by the coding sequence GTGGACTATACCAACATCTACGCGGTCACCGACAAACTGGGCGACGCCATCGGCGATAACTTCGGGCTGGCCGTGGCGCTTATGATCTTGGGCGGGGTGCTCAGCAGCCTCAGTCCGTCCAGCGTACCGCGCATGGTCGCCATCGTCAATTTCGCCGGTCGCGAGTCGAAGACGATCACGCACGCCGCGTTGCTTTCGCTCGCTTTTATCCTGGGCATCTGCACCGTATACACCAGCGTCGGCGCACTTGCCGGATCGTTCGGTCAACTCTTGAGCGTGACCGGATTTCTCTACTACTTCACCGCGGCGTTGTGCCTGCTCATGGGACTATCGATGATCCGGCTCGTGGAGTTGCCGTGGAAGATGCCCGACCTGCCTATCGTGTCGCACGGCGCCACCGGCGCATTTCTGCTCGGCTTCGGTTTTGCGTTTCTCATCGCGCCGGATGCGATGCCTTTCATGATCGCGGCGCTCGCAGTGACGACCTTCAAAGGCAAAGCGCTGCTCGGCTCTGCGCTGATGTTGGCGTTCGGCATCGGCCATGGCGTACCGGTGCTGTTCGCCGGCATGCTCGCCCCTTGGTATACTAACAATCCTGCCGTCAAGAAGTGGCAGCTCGCGGCCGAGATGGGCGCAGGCTACGTGCTGGTGTTCCTCGCGATGTTCTTCGCCGTGATCGCATGA
- a CDS encoding BolA/IbaG family iron-sulfur metabolism protein, producing MITHEEIETLIREKLPDAVVQAHDRTGTLDHYNLTVVSREFTGMPLLDRNRLIYTALGEALKDGSLHAVEIKTGTPA from the coding sequence ATGATAACCCACGAAGAAATCGAGACGCTGATCCGGGAAAAACTGCCCGACGCCGTAGTGCAGGCGCACGACCGCACCGGTACGCTGGACCACTACAATCTGACAGTGGTGTCCCGCGAGTTTACGGGCATGCCGCTGCTCGATCGGAATCGTCTCATATATACCGCGCTCGGCGAGGCGCTCAAAGACGGCAGTCTGCATGCCGTCGAGATCAAGACCGGCACACCCGCATGA